One segment of Triticum aestivum cultivar Chinese Spring chromosome 2A, IWGSC CS RefSeq v2.1, whole genome shotgun sequence DNA contains the following:
- the LOC123184357 gene encoding ethylene-response factor C3-like, with product MDNHGDMYYYCTGCTDPSCSSISSMGSFPPDDLSSSEMVETRPKNPPVSWNHFQAGCMGAAANPSSFSPCDLFPFDMSSGETIGAETSPRPKKRAASAAPSYIGVRARPWGRFAAEIRDSTRGGVRVWLGTFGTAEAAAMAYDQAALSSRGTATALNFPLKRVQESLCALDATSTGMDGSPVLALKRRHSKRRRRNKAEIANDAATVRMSKNKTMAMQERSVVELEDLGADYLDELLRITCGTAY from the coding sequence ATGGACAACCACGGCGATATGTACTACTACTGCACCGGCTGCACCGATCCTTCCTGCTCCTCAATCTCATCAATGGGCTCGTTTCCACCCGACGATTTGAGCAGCAGTGAGATGGTTGAAACAAGGCCGAAGAACCCTCCAGTTTCTTGGAATCATTTCCAGGCCGGCTGCATGGGCGCCGCTGCTAATCCCTCCTCCTTCTCGCCCTGCGACTTGTTTCCGTTCGACATGAGCAGTGGCGAGACTATTGGTGCGGAAACGAGTCCTCGGCCCAAGAAGCGAGCAGCCTCGGCTGCGCCATCGTACATCGGCGTGCGCGCGCGGCCGTGGGGTCGGTTCGCGGCGGAGATCCGGGACTCGACGCGGGGCGGCGTGCGTGTCTGGCTGGGCACCTTCGGCACCGCCGAGGCCGCCGCCATGGCCTATGACCAGGCGGCCCTGTCCTCGCGCGGCACGGCCACGGCGCTCAACTTCCCTCTGAAGCGCGTCCAGGAGTCGCTCTGCGCCCTCGACGCCACGTCCACGGGCATGGACGGATCGCCCGTTCTGGCGCTCAAACGGCGCCACTCCAAAAGACGGAGGCGCAACAAAGCCGAGATAGCCAACGACGCGGCGACGGTCAGGATGAGCAAGAACAAGACGATGGCCATGCAAGAGCGGTCCGTCGTGGAGCTGGAGGACCTCGGCGCCGACTACCTGGACGAGCTTCTCAGGATTACGTGTGGTACAGCTTACTAG